In a single window of the Rattus norvegicus strain BN/NHsdMcwi chromosome 6, GRCr8, whole genome shotgun sequence genome:
- the Gtf3c2 gene encoding general transcription factor 3C polypeptide 2 isoform X6, with amino-acid sequence MDTCGVGYVALGEADPVGSMIVVDSPGQEELNQLDVKASSETSSVEASIEMSLPPPLPGFEDSSDKRRLPPDQESLTRLEQQDLSSEMAKVSNPRASKPSGRRGGRTPRGAKRPQQRKPPSAPLVPGLLDQSNPLSTPMPKKRSQKSKGDLLLLKLSKGLDQPESPHPKRPPEDFETPSGERPRRRAAQVVSLPNPGWPRTCDPPNSASRVLGLQACATTPGSPSHFSQTSPRALLYLQELAEELSTALPAPLSGPKSPKVSSPTKPKKTRQAASQGEEDGRARDEDFVLQVEGEDEEESEAPSENSSDPEPVAPRSTPRGPAAGKQKPHCRGMAPNGLPNYIMAPVWKCLHLTKDLREQQHSFWEFAEWIPVAWKWQLLSELEAAPYLPQEEKSPLFSVQREGIPEDGTIYRINRFSSITAHPERWDVSFFTGGPLWALDWCPVPEGSAASQYVALFSSPDMNETHPLSQLHSGPGLLQLWGLGTLQQESCPGNRAHFVYGIACDSGCIWDLKFCPSGAWEHPETLRKGPEPRVF; translated from the exons ATGGATACCTGCGGGGTCGGCTATGTTGCCCTGGGGGAGGCCGACCCCGTGGGGAGCATGATTGTGGTAGACTCTCCTGGACAAGAAGAACTAAACCAGCTGGATGTCAAGGCCTCCTCAGAAACGTCCAGTGTGGAGGCCTCCATCGAGATGTCACTACCTCCTCCTCTGCCTGGATTTGAGGATTCTTCTGACAAGAGGAGGCTTCCTCCAGATCAGGAGAGCCTCACCAGATTGGAACAGCAAG atctttcttcagagatggcAAAGGTCTCAAACCCTAGGGCCTCAAAGCCTTCCGGGAGGAGAGGTGGTAGGACACCAAGAGGCGCTAAAAGGCCTCAGCAACGTAAACCTCCATCCGCCCCTCTGGTTCCTGGTCTTTTAGATCAGTCCAACCCTCTGTCCACCCCCATGCCTAAGAAACGAAGTCAAAAGTCCAAGGGAGACCTGCTACTATTGAAGTTGTCCAAAGGCCTAGATCAGCCAGAGTCTCCACATCCAAAGAGGCCCCCCGAGGACTTTGAGACCCCTTCTGGGGAACGACCCCGCCGAAGGGCTGCCCAAGT ggtgtcgcTGCCcaacccaggttggcctcgaacttgcgATCCTCCCaactcagcctcccgagtgctgggattgcaggcgtgcgccaccacacctggctctccaTCACATTTTTCACAGACTTCCCCCAG GGCACTTCTGTATCTTCAGGAACTAGCTGAAGAACTCTCCACGGCCCTGCCTGCACCGCTGTCTGGGCCTAAGAGTCCCAAGGTGAGCAGCCCCACGAAGCCGAAGAAGACCCGGCAAGCAGCCTCTCAGGGTGAAGAAGATGGACGTGCTCGGGATGAAGACTTTGTTCTCCAGGTCGAGggtgaggatgaggaagagagtGAAGCCCCGAGTGAGAACTCATCTGATCCTGAGCCTGTCGCACCCCGAAGCACCCCACGGGGACCTGCTGCAGGG AAACAGAAACCACACTGCCGGGGCATGGCTCCCAATGGCTTACCCAATTACATCATGGCTCCTGTTTGGAAGTGCCTCCACCTCACCAAGGACCT CCGAGAGCAGCAGCATTCATTCTGGGAGTTTGCTGAGTGGATTCCAGTAGCCTGGAAGTGGCAGTTGTTATCTGAACT TGAAGCGGCTCCCTACCTGCCCCAGGAGGAGAAGTCTCCCCTGTTTTCTGTACAGCGTGAAGGGATTCCTGAGGACGGCACAATCTACCGAATAAACAG ATTTAGCTCAATCACAGCACATCCAGAGCGCTGGGATGTGTCCTTCTTCACAGGGGGACCGCTCTGGGCTCTGGACTGGTGCCCAGTGCCTGAAGGGTCAGCAGCCTCACAGTATGTGGCCCTTTTCTCCAGccctgacatgaatgagacacaCCCACTGAGCCAGCTTCATTCAGGCCCTGGGCTGCTGCAGCTCTGGGGCCTTGGGACATTGCAGCAAGAAAGCTG tCCTGGCAACAGGGCCCACTTTGTCTATGGGATTGCTTGTGACAGTGGCTGTATCTGGGACCTCAAGTTCTGCCCCAGCGGGGCATGGGAACATCCAGAAACCCTTCGGAAG GGACCAGAGCCTCGGGTTTTCTGA
- the Gtf3c2 gene encoding general transcription factor 3C polypeptide 2 isoform X8 has protein sequence MDTCGVGYVALGEADPVGSMIVVDSPGQEELNQLDVKASSETSSVEASIEMSLPPPLPGFEDSSDKRRLPPDQESLTRLEQQDLSSEMAKVSNPRASKPSGRRGGRTPRGAKRPQQRKPPSAPLVPGLLDQSNPLSTPMPKKRSQKSKGDLLLLKLSKGLDQPESPHPKRPPEDFETPSGERPRRRAAQVVSLPNPGWPRTCDPPNSASRVLGLQACATTPGSPSHFSQTSPRALLYLQELAEELSTALPAPLSGPKSPKVSSPTKPKKTRQAASQGEEDGRARDEDFVLQVEGEDEEESEAPSENSSDPEPVAPRSTPRGPAAGKQKPHCRGMAPNGLPNYIMAPVWKCLHLTKDLREQQHSFWEFAEWIPVAWKWQLLSELEAAPYLPQEEKSPLFSVQREGIPEDGTIYRINRFSSITAHPERWDVSFFTGGPLWALDWCPVPEGSAASQYVALFSSPDMNETHPLSQLHSGPGLLQLWGLGTLQQESW, from the exons ATGGATACCTGCGGGGTCGGCTATGTTGCCCTGGGGGAGGCCGACCCCGTGGGGAGCATGATTGTGGTAGACTCTCCTGGACAAGAAGAACTAAACCAGCTGGATGTCAAGGCCTCCTCAGAAACGTCCAGTGTGGAGGCCTCCATCGAGATGTCACTACCTCCTCCTCTGCCTGGATTTGAGGATTCTTCTGACAAGAGGAGGCTTCCTCCAGATCAGGAGAGCCTCACCAGATTGGAACAGCAAG atctttcttcagagatggcAAAGGTCTCAAACCCTAGGGCCTCAAAGCCTTCCGGGAGGAGAGGTGGTAGGACACCAAGAGGCGCTAAAAGGCCTCAGCAACGTAAACCTCCATCCGCCCCTCTGGTTCCTGGTCTTTTAGATCAGTCCAACCCTCTGTCCACCCCCATGCCTAAGAAACGAAGTCAAAAGTCCAAGGGAGACCTGCTACTATTGAAGTTGTCCAAAGGCCTAGATCAGCCAGAGTCTCCACATCCAAAGAGGCCCCCCGAGGACTTTGAGACCCCTTCTGGGGAACGACCCCGCCGAAGGGCTGCCCAAGT ggtgtcgcTGCCcaacccaggttggcctcgaacttgcgATCCTCCCaactcagcctcccgagtgctgggattgcaggcgtgcgccaccacacctggctctccaTCACATTTTTCACAGACTTCCCCCAG GGCACTTCTGTATCTTCAGGAACTAGCTGAAGAACTCTCCACGGCCCTGCCTGCACCGCTGTCTGGGCCTAAGAGTCCCAAGGTGAGCAGCCCCACGAAGCCGAAGAAGACCCGGCAAGCAGCCTCTCAGGGTGAAGAAGATGGACGTGCTCGGGATGAAGACTTTGTTCTCCAGGTCGAGggtgaggatgaggaagagagtGAAGCCCCGAGTGAGAACTCATCTGATCCTGAGCCTGTCGCACCCCGAAGCACCCCACGGGGACCTGCTGCAGGG AAACAGAAACCACACTGCCGGGGCATGGCTCCCAATGGCTTACCCAATTACATCATGGCTCCTGTTTGGAAGTGCCTCCACCTCACCAAGGACCT CCGAGAGCAGCAGCATTCATTCTGGGAGTTTGCTGAGTGGATTCCAGTAGCCTGGAAGTGGCAGTTGTTATCTGAACT TGAAGCGGCTCCCTACCTGCCCCAGGAGGAGAAGTCTCCCCTGTTTTCTGTACAGCGTGAAGGGATTCCTGAGGACGGCACAATCTACCGAATAAACAG ATTTAGCTCAATCACAGCACATCCAGAGCGCTGGGATGTGTCCTTCTTCACAGGGGGACCGCTCTGGGCTCTGGACTGGTGCCCAGTGCCTGAAGGGTCAGCAGCCTCACAGTATGTGGCCCTTTTCTCCAGccctgacatgaatgagacacaCCCACTGAGCCAGCTTCATTCAGGCCCTGGGCTGCTGCAGCTCTGGGGCCTTGGGACATTGCAGCAAGAAAGCTGGTGA
- the Gtf3c2 gene encoding general transcription factor 3C polypeptide 2 isoform X7 → MDTCGVGYVALGEADPVGSMIVVDSPGQEELNQLDVKASSETSSVEASIEMSLPPPLPGFEDSSDKRRLPPDQESLTRLEQQDLSSEMAKVSNPRASKPSGRRGGRTPRGAKRPQQRKPPSAPLVPGLLDQSNPLSTPMPKKRSQKSKGDLLLLKLSKGLDQPESPHPKRPPEDFETPSGERPRRRAAQVALLYLQELAEELSTALPAPLSGPKSPKVSSPTKPKKTRQAASQGEEDGRARDEDFVLQVEGEDEEESEAPSENSSDPEPVAPRSTPRGPAAGKQKPHCRGMAPNGLPNYIMAPVWKCLHLTKDLREQQHSFWEFAEWIPVAWKWQLLSELEAAPYLPQEEKSPLFSVQREGIPEDGTIYRINRFSSITAHPERWDVSFFTGGPLWALDWCPVPEGSAASQYVALFSSPDMNETHPLSQLHSGPGLLQLWGLGTLQQESCPGNRAHFVYGIACDSGCIWDLKFCPSGAWEHPETLRKGPEPRVF, encoded by the exons ATGGATACCTGCGGGGTCGGCTATGTTGCCCTGGGGGAGGCCGACCCCGTGGGGAGCATGATTGTGGTAGACTCTCCTGGACAAGAAGAACTAAACCAGCTGGATGTCAAGGCCTCCTCAGAAACGTCCAGTGTGGAGGCCTCCATCGAGATGTCACTACCTCCTCCTCTGCCTGGATTTGAGGATTCTTCTGACAAGAGGAGGCTTCCTCCAGATCAGGAGAGCCTCACCAGATTGGAACAGCAAG atctttcttcagagatggcAAAGGTCTCAAACCCTAGGGCCTCAAAGCCTTCCGGGAGGAGAGGTGGTAGGACACCAAGAGGCGCTAAAAGGCCTCAGCAACGTAAACCTCCATCCGCCCCTCTGGTTCCTGGTCTTTTAGATCAGTCCAACCCTCTGTCCACCCCCATGCCTAAGAAACGAAGTCAAAAGTCCAAGGGAGACCTGCTACTATTGAAGTTGTCCAAAGGCCTAGATCAGCCAGAGTCTCCACATCCAAAGAGGCCCCCCGAGGACTTTGAGACCCCTTCTGGGGAACGACCCCGCCGAAGGGCTGCCCAAGT GGCACTTCTGTATCTTCAGGAACTAGCTGAAGAACTCTCCACGGCCCTGCCTGCACCGCTGTCTGGGCCTAAGAGTCCCAAGGTGAGCAGCCCCACGAAGCCGAAGAAGACCCGGCAAGCAGCCTCTCAGGGTGAAGAAGATGGACGTGCTCGGGATGAAGACTTTGTTCTCCAGGTCGAGggtgaggatgaggaagagagtGAAGCCCCGAGTGAGAACTCATCTGATCCTGAGCCTGTCGCACCCCGAAGCACCCCACGGGGACCTGCTGCAGGG AAACAGAAACCACACTGCCGGGGCATGGCTCCCAATGGCTTACCCAATTACATCATGGCTCCTGTTTGGAAGTGCCTCCACCTCACCAAGGACCT CCGAGAGCAGCAGCATTCATTCTGGGAGTTTGCTGAGTGGATTCCAGTAGCCTGGAAGTGGCAGTTGTTATCTGAACT TGAAGCGGCTCCCTACCTGCCCCAGGAGGAGAAGTCTCCCCTGTTTTCTGTACAGCGTGAAGGGATTCCTGAGGACGGCACAATCTACCGAATAAACAG ATTTAGCTCAATCACAGCACATCCAGAGCGCTGGGATGTGTCCTTCTTCACAGGGGGACCGCTCTGGGCTCTGGACTGGTGCCCAGTGCCTGAAGGGTCAGCAGCCTCACAGTATGTGGCCCTTTTCTCCAGccctgacatgaatgagacacaCCCACTGAGCCAGCTTCATTCAGGCCCTGGGCTGCTGCAGCTCTGGGGCCTTGGGACATTGCAGCAAGAAAGCTG tCCTGGCAACAGGGCCCACTTTGTCTATGGGATTGCTTGTGACAGTGGCTGTATCTGGGACCTCAAGTTCTGCCCCAGCGGGGCATGGGAACATCCAGAAACCCTTCGGAAG GGACCAGAGCCTCGGGTTTTCTGA